A genomic segment from Moorena sp. SIOASIH encodes:
- a CDS encoding P-loop NTPase fold protein, which yields MELHLPRFFKACNPAKTLDMGNPEDHPYYIDFSAVRGGKIIEALGRTITRLSPDEPTCQLFTGHIGCGKSTELLRLKAELEKQQFHVVYFESSQDLDMVDVDVSDILLSIARSVCESLEAISIQLRASYFSKLFNEIKDFLQTPIEFSTEAEFSVGIAKITARSKDSPQQRQLLRQHLEPRTQSILNAINEEILQSAIQQLKLRGKRGLVVIIDNLDRVDNRSMASGRSQPEYLFIDRGTQLRRLNCHVVYTLPLSLMFSNEYETLKNRVGGGVAPKILPMVPIQLRDGRDYPEGMALLRQLLLARAFPMVDPQQRLNLIPLVFDSPETLDRMCRISGGHVRNLLGLLYNCLQHEDPPFSRSCLESVIKGYRDDLTLAVEEEEWKLLSQVVQQQSVKGEQEYQTLLRSMFVYEYQDQQGRWFGINPALAETEKFRSLAL from the coding sequence ATGGAACTGCATCTACCAAGATTTTTCAAAGCGTGTAACCCAGCTAAAACCTTAGATATGGGTAATCCAGAAGACCATCCATACTATATCGATTTTTCCGCTGTCAGGGGAGGAAAGATTATCGAAGCTTTAGGACGAACCATTACCCGTCTGTCACCAGATGAACCTACCTGTCAATTGTTTACTGGTCACATTGGCTGTGGTAAGTCTACTGAGTTGTTAAGACTTAAAGCCGAGTTGGAGAAGCAGCAATTTCATGTTGTTTATTTTGAGTCCTCTCAAGACCTAGACATGGTGGATGTTGATGTCAGTGACATTTTACTCAGCATCGCTAGGTCAGTCTGTGAAAGCCTAGAAGCGATCAGCATACAGCTCAGAGCCAGTTACTTTAGTAAATTATTTAATGAAATCAAAGACTTTTTGCAAACTCCTATCGAGTTTTCAACAGAAGCCGAATTTTCCGTAGGCATTGCCAAAATTACAGCCAGAAGTAAAGACAGTCCTCAGCAACGCCAACTGCTACGACAGCACCTAGAACCCCGCACCCAAAGCATTTTGAATGCCATCAACGAAGAAATTTTACAATCAGCGATTCAGCAGCTGAAGTTGCGTGGGAAAAGGGGTTTGGTGGTGATTATTGATAATCTTGACCGAGTTGATAATCGCTCCATGGCTTCAGGTCGTTCCCAGCCAGAGTATCTCTTTATCGACCGTGGTACTCAGTTAAGGCGTTTGAACTGCCATGTGGTTTACACTCTACCCTTGTCCTTAATGTTCTCCAACGAGTACGAAACTCTCAAAAATCGAGTCGGTGGTGGTGTGGCTCCCAAAATTTTGCCCATGGTGCCCATACAGTTACGGGATGGTCGTGACTATCCAGAAGGTATGGCACTGCTGCGACAGCTATTGCTAGCCCGAGCTTTTCCAATGGTTGATCCTCAACAGCGGCTCAACCTGATTCCACTAGTATTTGATAGCCCAGAAACCCTCGACCGGATGTGTCGCATTAGTGGCGGTCATGTCCGTAACTTGTTAGGGTTGCTCTATAACTGTTTGCAACATGAAGACCCACCCTTTTCCAGGAGTTGTTTAGAGAGTGTGATTAAGGGATACCGAGATGACTTGACTCTGGCTGTTGAAGAGGAAGAGTGGAAGTTGCTATCTCAAGTCGTGCAACAGCAGTCCGTCAAGGGGGAACAAGAATATCAAACCTTGTTGCGCAGTATGTTTGTCTATGAATACCAAGATCAACAAGGGCGCTGGTTTGGGATCAACCCAGCCTTAGCAGAAACAGAAAAGTTTCGGTCTCTAGCTCTGTAA
- a CDS encoding FtsQ-type POTRA domain-containing protein — MTNIASVSQSQLSNRRKQLRRIRRIQFYQRIWRTLLVGGIAGSLLWAITLPDWMIRHPEQIEIQGNYWLSAEAIRSLLPLSYPQSLLQVQPQVLAEFLESEAPIASALVSRQLIPPGLTIQVRERQPVAIAEQSKLQTRKTKNSTPTLGLVDEQGIWSPKSSYEPLSANLQLPKLKVIGQNSVYRPYWFDFYQAVSQSAVKVFEIDWRNPANLILKTELGNVHLGPYTERFPTQLRVLDQMRELPKRTQKSKIAYIDLQNPDLPSIQMMTDYESVQSRVK, encoded by the coding sequence ATGACCAACATCGCATCAGTCTCTCAATCACAATTGTCTAATCGACGCAAACAACTGCGACGGATACGCCGGATTCAATTTTATCAAAGGATTTGGCGTACACTTTTGGTGGGCGGTATCGCTGGAAGTTTACTCTGGGCAATAACTTTACCAGATTGGATGATTCGTCACCCAGAACAAATCGAGATTCAAGGGAATTATTGGCTTTCTGCTGAAGCGATTCGCTCCCTGCTGCCTTTATCCTATCCCCAGTCTTTACTGCAAGTACAACCCCAAGTCCTTGCCGAGTTTCTGGAGTCTGAAGCTCCTATTGCTTCGGCTCTAGTTAGCCGTCAACTAATACCACCAGGATTGACAATACAAGTTAGAGAGCGTCAACCAGTGGCTATTGCTGAGCAGAGTAAGCTCCAAACCAGAAAAACTAAAAACTCTACCCCAACCTTGGGTTTAGTCGATGAGCAAGGGATCTGGAGCCCCAAGAGCAGTTACGAACCACTCTCGGCCAACCTGCAGTTGCCGAAGTTGAAAGTGATTGGTCAAAATTCCGTTTATCGCCCTTACTGGTTCGATTTTTATCAAGCTGTGAGTCAGTCGGCTGTAAAAGTTTTCGAGATCGATTGGCGAAATCCAGCCAACTTAATTCTGAAAACCGAGTTAGGAAATGTACATTTAGGTCCTTACACTGAACGCTTCCCCACGCAACTGAGAGTTCTAGATCAGATGCGAGAATTGCCGAAGCGCACACAAAAGAGCAAAATAGCTTACATTGACCTGCAAAACCCAGACTTACCATCGATTCAAATGATGACAGACTATGAAAGTGTGCAATCGAGAGTTAAATAA
- the ftsZ gene encoding cell division protein FtsZ: MTLNSQLGLAAQSSKIIAEADLSLGSDNTHPFSNSVLQFGQTYDSNRIPREETRSDNIVPGSVAKIKVIGVGGGGGNAVNRMIASDVSGVEFWSINTDAQALAQSSAPQRLQMGQKLTRGLGAGGNPAIGQKAAEESREEIAQALEDTDLVFITAGMGGGTGTGAAPIVAEVAKEMGALTVGVVTRPFTFEGRRRTSQAEEGIAALGSRVDTLIVIPNNKLLSVISEQTPVQEAFKVADDILRQGVQGISDIITIPGLVNVDFADVRAVMADAGSALMGIGMGSGKSRAREAAVAAISSPLLESSIEGARGVVLNITGGSDLTLHEVNSAAETVYEVVDPNANIIFGAVIDDKLQGEIRITVIATGFTGEAQSAPKSVETPLNRRPIAPTPMPPTPKVEPKSRPGLDIPEFLQRRRFPRGPKE, encoded by the coding sequence ATGACGCTTAATAGTCAACTAGGGCTTGCTGCTCAAAGTTCTAAAATCATCGCAGAAGCAGATCTGTCATTAGGATCCGACAATACACATCCTTTTAGTAACTCTGTATTACAATTCGGTCAAACTTATGATTCTAATCGCATACCCAGGGAAGAAACTAGGAGTGACAATATCGTGCCAGGTAGCGTTGCAAAAATCAAGGTCATTGGTGTTGGCGGGGGTGGTGGTAACGCAGTTAACCGCATGATTGCCAGTGATGTCAGTGGAGTAGAGTTCTGGTCAATTAACACAGATGCTCAAGCACTAGCCCAATCATCAGCCCCCCAACGCTTACAAATGGGGCAGAAGTTGACCCGAGGGTTGGGAGCAGGAGGGAACCCAGCCATTGGTCAAAAAGCCGCAGAAGAATCCCGGGAGGAAATTGCCCAGGCTCTCGAAGACACTGACTTGGTTTTCATTACAGCTGGGATGGGGGGTGGTACTGGCACAGGAGCTGCCCCGATTGTAGCAGAAGTCGCTAAAGAGATGGGTGCTTTAACCGTGGGAGTGGTCACTCGTCCATTTACCTTTGAAGGACGCCGCCGTACTTCCCAAGCCGAGGAAGGAATTGCCGCTCTGGGGAGTCGAGTCGATACCCTAATTGTTATTCCCAATAATAAACTCTTGTCAGTGATTTCAGAACAGACTCCTGTTCAAGAAGCATTTAAAGTAGCTGATGATATCCTACGTCAGGGGGTACAAGGGATCTCTGATATTATTACTATTCCTGGCTTGGTGAATGTGGATTTTGCCGATGTGCGAGCGGTGATGGCAGATGCTGGTTCGGCTCTGATGGGCATCGGAATGGGTTCTGGAAAATCCCGAGCCAGAGAGGCAGCAGTAGCTGCCATTTCTTCTCCTCTGCTGGAGTCTTCTATTGAAGGGGCTAGAGGGGTAGTTTTAAATATTACTGGTGGCAGTGATCTGACCCTCCATGAAGTGAATTCAGCAGCAGAAACTGTTTATGAAGTGGTTGATCCCAATGCCAATATCATCTTTGGAGCAGTAATTGATGATAAGCTCCAGGGTGAAATTAGAATTACTGTGATTGCTACTGGATTTACCGGAGAAGCCCAGTCTGCACCTAAATCTGTGGAAACTCCCCTGAATCGGCGACCGATTGCTCCTACACCGATGCCCCCTACTCCCAAGGTTGAGCCTAAGAGTAGACCAGGATTAGATATTCCAGAATTCCTGCAACGGCGTCGTTTTCCTAGAGGACCAAAGGAGTAG
- a CDS encoding NB-ARC domain-containing protein: MIPYDFLKAIANEHGVSKAELEVVALAMEGQSTNAIAKILNISEHAVRKRLSEVYKKFPISGTGPVKLTKLQQLLVNRYQTHIETQDISSNCRSYTPISTVQSSNPKHMDWGEAPDVSVFYGRTEELRQLETWIVKDRCRLVALQGMAGIGKTTLSVKLAKQIQDQFKYVVWRSLRQAPRLEDILAELLQSLSGPLETVGYETAEGSNPLPSCQTAKERISQLIEYCRQHRCLIVLNGAESILQIGTLAGIYREGYEGYGEFIRRWGEEPHQSCLLITNQEKLSEISLQEGETSPVRSLKLEGLGEAAQYILQEKGLSGQKNWDYLIKAYRGNPLMLKLVAITIKEVFDGSVTDFLATTLFTHDVSDFIEEILDRLSDLEHKIIYTMASHKEPVILTQLQDELLEISPQELLRALASLRQRSLVEKSQGGFTLPPAVMEVTNQLIAERE; the protein is encoded by the coding sequence GTGATTCCCTATGACTTTCTAAAAGCGATCGCAAATGAACACGGTGTATCTAAAGCCGAGCTAGAGGTTGTGGCTTTGGCGATGGAGGGTCAATCGACAAACGCGATCGCAAAAATCCTCAACATTAGTGAACATGCAGTGCGCAAAAGACTCAGCGAGGTCTACAAAAAGTTTCCTATATCGGGTACAGGGCCTGTAAAGCTAACCAAACTGCAACAGCTGCTGGTCAATCGCTATCAGACTCATATAGAAACCCAGGATATCTCCTCTAACTGCAGAAGCTATACCCCTATCTCTACTGTCCAATCCTCAAACCCCAAGCACATGGATTGGGGTGAGGCACCAGATGTTTCTGTTTTCTATGGTCGCACTGAAGAACTACGCCAGTTAGAAACATGGATTGTTAAGGATCGTTGCCGATTGGTGGCACTACAGGGTATGGCAGGGATTGGTAAAACCACCTTGTCAGTGAAGCTGGCTAAACAAATTCAGGATCAGTTCAAGTATGTGGTATGGCGTTCCTTACGTCAGGCACCCCGGTTAGAGGATATCCTAGCAGAACTGCTCCAATCTTTATCTGGGCCCCTAGAAACTGTAGGATATGAAACCGCCGAGGGGTCAAACCCACTCCCTAGTTGTCAAACTGCCAAGGAGCGTATCTCCCAACTAATTGAGTACTGCCGCCAACACCGCTGTTTGATAGTCCTCAACGGTGCCGAATCTATTCTACAAATTGGTACACTTGCGGGCATCTACCGAGAAGGCTATGAAGGCTATGGTGAATTCATCAGACGCTGGGGAGAAGAACCCCATCAAAGCTGTTTGTTGATTACCAATCAGGAGAAACTCAGCGAAATTTCGTTACAAGAAGGAGAGACTTCACCTGTGCGTTCCTTAAAACTTGAAGGTTTAGGGGAAGCCGCTCAGTATATTTTGCAGGAAAAAGGATTGTCTGGGCAGAAAAACTGGGACTATTTAATTAAGGCGTATCGTGGGAATCCCTTGATGTTAAAACTTGTTGCCATAACCATCAAAGAAGTTTTTGATGGCAGTGTGACCGATTTTTTGGCAACTACCCTATTTACCCATGACGTTAGTGACTTTATCGAAGAAATCTTAGATCGGTTATCAGATTTGGAACATAAAATTATATATACCATGGCTAGTCACAAAGAACCTGTAATCCTAACTCAATTACAGGATGAATTACTGGAGATATCGCCTCAGGAATTACTCAGGGCTTTAGCCTCCCTGAGACAGCGCTCCCTAGTAGAAAAATCTCAAGGCGGGTTCACCTTGCCTCCTGCAGTCATGGAAGTGACTAACCAATTAATTGCTGAGCGAGAATAG
- a CDS encoding FtsX-like permease family protein codes for MVSIARKNLWADIPRFLVAQAGIMFAVSLVTIQTGLLNGFTRSTVLLIEGSEADIWVSSDRMVQFELTEPLLKNQLDQAQRVKGVERAEALLMGSGRWRPLKGDTSPVKLIGFDLGGKLFQPGKITRGRLKTLKEPYTVMVDQSRLPTLNVTDIGDTATVNFLPARLVGLTTESQSLVASPFLFTSLENANTYINTSYTSKLNCTVESSDNLQCTTIYEKSKSLNKSDESEIPEPTPLSLTDPITYIMVKAKLGQDLEQLKQNLDAALPGTRAYTKVEMARKTRNYWQVRTGLGFVLGLGAAVGVIVGMVVVTQILYASVSDHIKEFGTLKAMGAPDRFIYSVIVEQALWMAVLGYLPGMLLCWGLSVWVKSKGIILLITPVSATGVFGITVVMCVTSGLFAIQKVTRIDPAIVFKA; via the coding sequence ATGGTCTCTATTGCTCGCAAAAACCTCTGGGCAGACATTCCTCGCTTTCTGGTCGCTCAAGCAGGAATTATGTTTGCCGTTAGCTTAGTCACAATCCAAACTGGTCTGCTCAACGGGTTCACTCGCTCTACAGTTCTTCTGATTGAGGGATCCGAGGCAGATATATGGGTAAGTTCTGACCGAATGGTTCAGTTTGAGCTAACCGAGCCACTTTTAAAAAATCAGCTAGATCAAGCTCAACGAGTCAAAGGTGTGGAGCGAGCAGAAGCACTACTGATGGGGTCAGGTCGATGGCGTCCTCTTAAGGGAGATACCAGTCCTGTTAAGTTGATTGGATTTGACCTAGGGGGAAAACTGTTCCAACCTGGAAAAATCACTCGGGGTAGACTGAAGACCCTTAAGGAGCCTTACACGGTTATGGTGGATCAAAGCAGATTACCGACGCTCAATGTGACAGATATCGGTGATACCGCTACGGTTAACTTCTTGCCTGCTCGATTGGTCGGCTTAACCACGGAGAGTCAATCCCTTGTAGCTAGCCCATTCTTATTTACTTCCTTAGAAAATGCCAATACCTATATCAACACCAGCTATACCTCTAAGCTTAACTGCACTGTAGAATCTTCAGATAATTTGCAGTGTACCACTATTTACGAAAAGTCAAAGTCTTTGAATAAGTCTGATGAGTCGGAGATTCCTGAACCTACACCTTTGAGCCTAACAGACCCCATTACCTATATCATGGTAAAGGCTAAACTAGGTCAGGATCTTGAGCAACTCAAGCAGAATTTAGACGCTGCTTTACCCGGGACTCGTGCTTATACGAAGGTTGAGATGGCACGCAAGACCCGAAATTACTGGCAGGTGCGAACAGGTCTTGGTTTTGTATTAGGTCTAGGTGCTGCTGTGGGAGTGATTGTTGGCATGGTAGTGGTCACTCAGATTCTGTATGCCTCGGTTTCTGACCATATCAAAGAGTTTGGTACCCTAAAAGCGATGGGCGCACCGGATCGCTTTATTTATAGTGTTATTGTGGAGCAAGCATTGTGGATGGCTGTTCTTGGTTATCTGCCTGGTATGCTCCTTTGCTGGGGGTTGAGTGTGTGGGTTAAATCAAAAGGAATTATCCTTTTGATCACGCCAGTATCTGCCACAGGTGTTTTTGGCATAACTGTGGTAATGTGTGTAACTTCGGGTTTGTTCGCTATCCAAAAGGTGACTCGTATTGATCCAGCCATTGTATTTAAAGCCTAG
- a CDS encoding response regulator, with amino-acid sequence MMAIEQNYPLIPIKEFTSVKQAGLFEILKQPRFSGQLILSDPSKQEWIFHIYMGRLMYATGGTHPVRRWRRNLLIHCPQTSAQLSSLQEDLANTNWEDVNVCWDYHLLCLWVDLHKVTRDQAVKMIQSVMVEILFDVTQGMQITYQIKPDSSSSLSSLFKPLVLIDAEQVIHEADQLWEAWQSARVADRCPNRAPIIRQPEQLRVKTSPQAYQTMTKLLNGQYTLRDLAILMKRDARAVTLSILPHLQSGLVELIDIPDLPAPVSLPPNETSVKTVPEQKPLIACVDDSPLICQSMEKILTSEGYRFVAINDALRAIATLLASKPELIFLDLVMPNANGYEICGQLRRLSFFRNTPIVILTGNDGIIDRVRAKMVGSSDFLSKPINPEEVLRVIIKHLKQVN; translated from the coding sequence ATGATGGCGATAGAACAAAATTATCCTCTAATTCCAATCAAAGAGTTTACTTCCGTCAAACAAGCTGGGTTGTTTGAAATTTTGAAGCAGCCTCGGTTTAGCGGTCAACTCATTCTAAGTGATCCTAGTAAACAAGAATGGATATTTCACATTTATATGGGTCGCCTCATGTATGCTACCGGAGGGACTCATCCAGTGAGACGGTGGCGTAGAAACCTACTCATTCACTGTCCTCAGACATCTGCTCAGCTTTCATCACTGCAAGAGGATCTAGCTAATACCAATTGGGAAGATGTCAATGTCTGTTGGGACTATCATTTGCTATGCCTATGGGTAGATCTGCACAAGGTTACCCGTGATCAAGCCGTCAAAATGATTCAGTCTGTCATGGTAGAAATACTTTTTGATGTTACCCAAGGGATGCAGATCACCTATCAAATCAAACCAGATTCCTCATCATCATTATCATCATTATTTAAACCACTGGTCTTGATTGACGCAGAGCAAGTCATCCATGAAGCTGATCAACTTTGGGAAGCTTGGCAAAGTGCTCGTGTAGCAGACCGCTGCCCTAATCGGGCACCAATAATCAGGCAGCCCGAGCAACTGAGAGTTAAAACATCCCCTCAGGCGTACCAAACTATGACCAAGCTGTTGAATGGACAATATACCCTACGAGACTTAGCCATACTAATGAAACGGGATGCTAGGGCAGTTACTCTGTCGATTCTGCCTCACCTGCAATCAGGATTAGTGGAACTAATAGATATTCCGGATTTACCTGCTCCAGTTTCACTACCTCCGAACGAAACATCGGTAAAAACTGTACCTGAGCAGAAACCTTTGATTGCCTGCGTGGATGATAGTCCCCTGATCTGCCAAAGCATGGAAAAAATTCTTACCTCAGAAGGCTATCGCTTTGTGGCTATTAATGATGCACTTAGGGCGATCGCTACTTTGTTAGCTAGTAAGCCAGAGTTGATATTTTTAGATCTAGTCATGCCAAATGCTAATGGCTATGAAATTTGCGGTCAATTGCGTAGGCTCTCCTTTTTCCGCAATACTCCGATCGTGATTTTGACCGGTAACGACGGCATCATCGACCGTGTGAGAGCTAAGATGGTTGGCTCCTCAGATTTTCTGAGTAAACCCATCAATCCTGAAGAGGTATTGAGAGTTATCATTAAACATCTTAAACAAGTTAATTAG
- a CDS encoding response regulator, whose protein sequence is MVTALIVEDSLTDLEIFRGYLKENGFNVLTAHNGSEALEKISSNQLDLIVLDVVLPDRSGFEICRTLKNEAKTSQIPVIICSTKDTEMDKFWALKQGADAYLYKPVDNAELLKIINQLVKG, encoded by the coding sequence ATGGTTACCGCATTAATTGTTGAAGATTCATTAACTGATCTAGAAATTTTCAGAGGTTATCTCAAGGAAAATGGGTTTAATGTATTAACTGCCCATAATGGATCAGAAGCCCTAGAAAAAATTAGCAGTAATCAGCTGGATTTGATTGTCCTTGATGTTGTCCTTCCGGATCGCAGTGGTTTTGAAATTTGTCGAACCCTTAAAAATGAAGCTAAGACAAGCCAAATACCTGTGATAATCTGCTCCACCAAAGATACTGAAATGGATAAATTTTGGGCGTTGAAGCAGGGAGCAGATGCTTACCTGTATAAACCTGTTGATAACGCAGAACTCCTAAAAATAATTAACCAACTGGTCAAGGGCTAA
- a CDS encoding chemotaxis protein CheW, whose translation MVSKFVPALASPSSATETAANEIRQQFLRFHLVPDTTALMPINQLTEVLTIAVGQIIPIAHMPPWVMGVYNWRGEVLWMVDLGHIVGLTPWHQQPVNTSHYTSLVLHIQSHDPKSVKYNQMLGLVVNRVEDIEWCNPDLIQPLPSSSMNPELAKFLQGYWLKHGGEMLVVFDGKLIFDTMC comes from the coding sequence ATGGTATCCAAGTTTGTCCCAGCTTTAGCTTCCCCGTCATCAGCCACTGAAACTGCTGCGAATGAAATTAGACAGCAGTTTCTGCGGTTTCATCTGGTACCTGATACTACTGCTTTAATGCCAATTAATCAGCTGACTGAAGTGCTGACCATTGCTGTTGGTCAAATTATTCCAATTGCCCATATGCCACCTTGGGTGATGGGTGTTTACAACTGGCGGGGTGAAGTTCTTTGGATGGTCGATCTCGGACACATTGTGGGACTAACTCCTTGGCATCAGCAACCGGTAAATACATCACACTACACCTCCTTAGTGTTGCATATCCAGTCTCATGATCCTAAGTCCGTTAAATACAACCAAATGCTAGGGTTGGTCGTCAACCGGGTAGAGGACATTGAATGGTGCAATCCCGATTTGATTCAACCTCTGCCGTCATCAAGCATGAATCCTGAATTGGCAAAGTTTTTACAGGGATATTGGCTGAAACATGGTGGTGAAATGCTAGTAGTTTTTGATGGAAAACTAATTTTTGATACCATGTGTTAA